One genomic window of Mesoplodon densirostris isolate mMesDen1 chromosome 14, mMesDen1 primary haplotype, whole genome shotgun sequence includes the following:
- the LOC132501319 gene encoding S-adenosylmethionine decarboxylase proenzyme-like — protein sequence IAAHFFQGTKKLLEVWLSRQQPDANQGSGDLGTIPKSEWDILLKKVQCSIISVTKTDKQEPYVLSESSIFVSKRRFMLKTCGTTHLLKALIPLLKLARDYSGFDSIQKFFYSGKNFMKHSHQVYPHRNFQEEIEFLNAIFPNGTAYCMGRMNSDSWYLYTLDFPESRVINQPDQPLEILMSELDPAVIDQFYMKDGVTAKDVTRESGTHDLIPSSVIDTTLFNPCGYLMSGMKSDGTYWTIHITPEPEFSYVSFETNLSQTSYDDLIRKVVEVFKPGKFVTTLFENQSSKCHTVLSLPQKTEGFKHLDLQSAMLNDYNFVFTSFAKKQQQQQS from the coding sequence attgctgcacatttTTTCCAAGGGACCAAGAAGCTGCTGGAGGTTTGGCTCTCCAGGCAGCAACCTGACGCAAACCAAGGATCTGGCGATCTTGGCACCATCCCAAAATCCGAGTGGGACATACTTTTGAAGAAAGTGCAATGTTCAATCATAAGTGTGACAAAAACTGACAAGCAGGAACCTTATGTACTCAGTGAGAGTAGCATATTTGTCTCCAAGAGACGTTTCATGTTGAAGACATGTGGTACCACCCACTTGCTGAAAGCACTGATTCCCCTGTTGAAACTTGCTAGGGATTACAGTGGGTTTGACTCAATTCAAAAATTCTTTTATTCTGGTAAGAATTTCATGAAGCATTCTCACCAAGTGTACCCACACCGGAatttccaggaagaaatagagtttCTTAATGCAATTTTCCCAAATGGGACAGCATATTGTATGGGACGCATGAATTCTGATAGTTGGTACTTGTATACTTTGGATTTCCCAGAGAGTCGGGTAATCAATCAGCCAGATCAACCCCTGGAAATTCTGATGAGTGAGCTTGACCCAGCAGTTATAGACCAGTTCTACATGAAAGATGGTGTTACTGCAAAGGATGTCACTCGTGAGAGTGGAACTCATGACCTGATACCAAGTTCTGTCATTGATACCACACTGTTCAATCCTTGTGGGTATTTGATGAGTGGAATGAAATCTGATGGAACTTATTGGACTATTCACATCACTCCAGAACCAGAATTTTCTTATGTTAGCTTTGAAACAAACCTAAGTCAGACCTCCTATGATGACCTGATCAGGAAAGTTGTGGAAGTCTTCAAGCCAGGAAAATTTGTGACCACCCTGTTTGAAAATCAGAGttctaaatgtcacacagtgCTTTCTTTGCCCCAGAAGACTGAAGGTTTTAAGCATCTTGATCTCCAGAGTGCTATGTTGAATGATTACAATTTTGTTTTTACCAGTTTTGCTAAGAAGCAgcaacaacagcagagttga